A section of the Ochotona princeps isolate mOchPri1 chromosome 19, mOchPri1.hap1, whole genome shotgun sequence genome encodes:
- the SMAD5 gene encoding mothers against decapentaplegic homolog 5 produces the protein MTSMASLFSFTSPAVKRLLGWKQGDEEEKWAEKAVDALVKKLKKKKGAMEELEKALSSPGQPSKCVTIPRSLDGRLQVSHRKGLPHVIYCRVWRWPDLQSHHELKPLDICEFPFGSKQKEVCINPYHYKRVESPVLPPVLVPRHNEFNPQHSLLVQFRNLSHNEPHMPQNATFPDSFSQPNNTPFPLSPNSPYPPSPASSTYPNSPASSGPGSPFQLPADTPPPAYMPPEDQMGQDNSQPMDTSSNMIPQIMPSISSRDVQPVAYEEPKHWCSIVYYELNNRVGEAFHASSTSVLVDGFTDPSNNKNRFCLGLLSNVNRNSTIENTRRHIGKGVHLYYVGGEVYAECLSDSSIFVQSRNCNFHHGFHPTTVCKIPSSCSLKIFNNQEFAQLLAQSVNHGFEAVYELTKMCTIRMSFVKGWGAEYHRQDVTSTPCWIEIHLHGPLQWLDKVLTQMGSPLNPISSVS, from the exons ATGACGTCAATGGCCAGCTTGTTTTCTTTTACTAGTCCAGCGGTGAAGCGATTGTTGGGATGGAAACAAGGCGATGAGGAGGAGAAATGGGCAGAAAAAGCAGTCGATGCGTTGgtgaaaaaactgaaaaagaaaaagggtgcCATGGAGGAGCTGGAGAAGGCGCTGAGCAGCCCAGGACAGCCGAGCAAATGTGTCACTATTCCCAGATCTTTAGATGGACGCctgcaggtctctcacaggaaagGCCTACCCCACGTTATATATTGTCGGGTTTGGCGCTGGCCTGATCTACAGAGTCATCATGAGCTAAAGCCATTGGATATTTGTGAATTTCCTTTTGGATCCAAACAAAAAGAAGTTTGCATCAACCCATACCACTATAAGAGAGTGGAGAGTCCAG TCTTACCTCCAGTATTAGTGCCTCGTCATAATGAATTCAATCCACAACACAGCCTTCTGGTTCAGTTTCGGAACTTGAGCCACAATGAGCCGCACATGCCACAAAATGCCACATTTCCAGATTCTTTTTCCCAGCCCAACAACACTCCTTTCCCCTTATCTCCAAACAGCCCCTATCCCCCTTCACCTGCTAGCAGCACATACCCCAATTCCCCAGCAAGTTCTGGACCGGGAAGTCCATTTCAGCTCCCAG CTGATACACCTCCTCCTGCTTATATGCCCCCTGAAGATCAGATGGGTCAAGATAATTCGCAGCCGATGGATACAAGCAGTAATATGATTCCTCAGATAATGCCCAGTATATCTAGCAGAG ATGTTCAGCCTGTTGCCTATGAGGAGCCCAAACACTGGTGTTCAATTGTCTATTATGAGTTAAATAATCGTGTTGGGGAAGCTTTTCACGCATCGTCTACTAGTGTGTTAGTTGATGGATTCACAGACCCTTCCAATAACAAAAATAGATTCTGCTTGGGGTTATTGTCGAATGTGAATCGTAATTCGACAATTGAAAACACTAGGCGACACATTGGAAAAG GTGTTCATCTCTACTATGTTGGCGGGGAGGTGTATGCCGAGTGTCTCAGTGACAGCAGCATATTTGTGCAAAGTAGGAACTGCAACTTCCATCACGGCTTTCATCCCACCACTGTCTGTAAGATTCCTAGTAGCTGCAGTCTCAAAATTTTTAACAATCAAGAGTTTGCTCAGCTTCTGGCCCAGTCTGTCAATCATGGATTTGAGGCAGTGTATGAGCTCACCAAAATGTGCACCATTCGGATGAGTTTTGTCAAG GGCTGGGGAGCAGAGTATCACCGGCAGGATGTCACCAGTACCCCGTGTTGGATTGAGATTCATCTGcatgggcctcttcagtggctggATAAAGTCCTTACTCAGATGGGCTCCCCTCTGAACCCCATATCTTCTGTTTCATAG